From Micromonospora rhizosphaerae, the proteins below share one genomic window:
- a CDS encoding transposase — MLIVARDNIDRVRSEPAWARLCGVAPVPASSGMTNRHRLSLGEHSTDGQLRSLQFRDKGVGNHVNVLQLQEVDVTVIPTAGGEIVGETV; from the coding sequence ATGCTCATCGTCGCCCGCGACAACATCGACCGGGTCCGCTCCGAACCGGCCTGGGCCAGACTCTGCGGCGTCGCGCCGGTCCCCGCTTCCTCTGGCATGACCAACCGGCACAGGCTTTCGTTAGGGGAACACTCAACGGACGGGCAGCTGCGATCACTACAGTTCCGCGATAAGGGAGTCGGTAACCACGTCAATGTCCTCCAACTACAGGAGGTCGACGTGACGGTCATTCCAACGGCCGGAGGCGAGATCGTCGGCGAGACGGTCTAG
- the trpA gene encoding tryptophan synthase subunit alpha, protein MKLLMPYITGGVVPGWTAYLSAFEHAGADLIEVGLPFSDPTVDGPTIQESSDAALARGTTPASVLEDLAKVRIDIPLIASTYANLALRPGFGDALTAAGVTGLIVPDLPLDELAGLDVPGVQVSLLASPATPDDRLAEIGRRSQGFVYAISVMGTTGERDRLAPSAAALAARLKQVTDLPVLLGFGISTPEQAAEAAAVADGVIVGAAVMRRILDGAGPAEVGAFVASLRAALSLVALVR, encoded by the coding sequence ATGAAGCTGCTGATGCCCTACATCACCGGCGGGGTCGTGCCAGGCTGGACGGCGTACCTGAGCGCCTTCGAGCACGCCGGAGCCGACTTGATCGAGGTCGGGCTGCCGTTCTCCGATCCCACGGTGGACGGTCCCACCATTCAGGAGTCCTCGGACGCGGCGCTCGCCCGAGGCACCACGCCCGCCTCGGTCCTGGAAGACCTCGCCAAAGTGCGGATAGACATCCCCCTCATCGCCAGCACGTACGCCAACCTCGCGCTGCGGCCCGGGTTCGGTGACGCGCTGACGGCGGCCGGGGTGACCGGGCTGATCGTGCCCGACCTGCCCCTCGACGAGCTGGCCGGGCTGGACGTGCCGGGCGTCCAGGTGAGTCTGCTCGCCTCGCCCGCCACGCCGGACGACCGGCTCGCCGAGATCGGCCGGCGCAGCCAGGGCTTCGTGTACGCGATCTCGGTCATGGGCACGACCGGCGAACGCGACCGGCTCGCACCGTCGGCCGCCGCTCTGGCTGCCCGGCTCAAGCAGGTCACGGACCTGCCCGTGCTGCTGGGCTTCGGCATCTCCACCCCGGAGCAGGCGGCCGAGGCGGCGGCGGTCGCCGACGGGGTCATCGTCGGGGCGGCCGTCATGCGGCGCATCCTCGACGGGGCGGGTCCCGCCGAGGTCGGCGCCTTCGTGGCGTCGCTGCGGGCCGCGCTGTCTCTGGTGGCCCTCGTGCGATGA
- a CDS encoding DDE-type integrase/transposase/recombinase encodes MFWLAAVRDAFSRRIVGWKISDRCDTDLILAALEYGIWSRNVRYGQLIHHSDRAANYTSFRFAQRLQDNGILPSMGSVGDSYDRETLSRRQVA; translated from the coding sequence GTGTTCTGGCTCGCGGCGGTCCGCGACGCGTTCTCCCGCCGGATCGTCGGTTGGAAGATCTCCGACCGCTGCGACACCGACCTCATCCTCGCCGCCCTCGAATACGGCATCTGGTCACGCAACGTCCGCTACGGCCAGTTGATCCACCACTCGGACAGGGCCGCCAACTACACGTCCTTTCGCTTCGCGCAACGCTTACAGGACAACGGGATCCTGCCCTCGATGGGCTCCGTCGGCGACTCGTACGACCGTGAGACTTTGAGTCGCCGTCAGGTGGCCTGA
- the trpB gene encoding tryptophan synthase subunit beta: MTVRTTVVPGRYGSYGGRYVPESLIPACEAVAEAFSEAWADPGFRGSLAALLSAYAGRPTPLTPALRLSAELGVTVLLKREDLTHTGSHKINNVLGQALLARRMGRTRLIAETGAGMHGVATATAGALLGLPVKVFMGERDVERQAHNVFRMRLLGAEVVPVTTGSRTLKDATSEAMRHWVTDADEAYYCVGSVIGPHPYPTMVREFQRVIGDEARRQCPAELPAATPDYVVACVGGGSNAAGTFAGFVETSAKLVGVEAEGGSGAANGEIGVLHGFQSLFLQDEHGQIKEAHSIAAGLDYPGVGPEHAYLRDLGRARYVTVSDGEAIAAAVRLARAEGVLPAIESAHAVAWVVRAAGTPELPSGSTVLVTLSGRGDKDITTLIAEADLA; encoded by the coding sequence ATAACGGTGCGGACGACAGTCGTTCCGGGGCGGTACGGGAGCTACGGCGGGCGATACGTGCCGGAGTCCCTGATCCCCGCCTGCGAGGCGGTCGCCGAGGCCTTCTCGGAGGCGTGGGCCGATCCCGGGTTCCGCGGCAGCCTCGCCGCGCTGCTGTCGGCGTACGCGGGACGGCCGACCCCGCTGACGCCGGCCCTGCGGCTGTCGGCCGAACTCGGTGTAACGGTGCTGCTCAAGCGGGAAGACCTGACGCACACCGGATCACACAAGATCAACAATGTGCTGGGACAGGCGTTGCTGGCCCGGCGCATGGGGCGTACGCGCCTGATCGCCGAGACCGGGGCGGGCATGCACGGCGTCGCGACGGCGACGGCCGGTGCCCTGCTGGGTTTGCCGGTGAAGGTGTTCATGGGCGAACGCGACGTGGAACGCCAGGCGCACAACGTCTTCCGTATGCGGCTGCTGGGCGCCGAGGTCGTTCCGGTGACCACCGGCAGCCGTACGCTGAAGGATGCCACCAGCGAGGCGATGCGCCACTGGGTGACAGACGCCGACGAGGCGTACTACTGCGTGGGCTCGGTCATCGGTCCGCACCCGTATCCGACGATGGTCCGCGAGTTCCAGCGCGTCATCGGTGACGAGGCCCGGCGGCAGTGCCCGGCCGAGCTGCCCGCTGCCACCCCCGACTACGTGGTCGCCTGCGTCGGCGGCGGCAGCAACGCGGCGGGCACGTTCGCCGGGTTCGTCGAGACATCGGCGAAGCTCGTCGGGGTGGAAGCCGAGGGCGGCTCCGGCGCGGCGAACGGGGAGATCGGCGTATTGCACGGCTTCCAGTCGCTGTTCCTCCAGGACGAGCACGGGCAGATCAAGGAGGCGCACTCGATCGCGGCCGGGCTGGACTACCCCGGCGTCGGCCCCGAGCACGCGTACCTGCGCGATCTGGGGCGCGCCCGGTATGTCACCGTCTCCGACGGGGAGGCGATCGCGGCCGCCGTCCGGCTCGCGCGGGCGGAGGGCGTACTGCCCGCCATCGAGTCGGCCCACGCGGTCGCCTGGGTCGTCCGCGCCGCCGGTACGCCGGAGCTGCCCAGCGGATCGACCGTGCTCGTCACGCTCTCGGGGCGCGGCGACAAGGACATCACCACCCTGATCGCGGAGGCGGACCTCGCATGA
- a CDS encoding Nramp family divalent metal transporter: protein MGPVIGDGRPPAVTEPAAPITELSALQLLRSRGRLRGVLALLGPAFVAAVAYIDPGNFATNFTAGARFGYTLAWVIVVANLMAMLVQYLSAKAGVATGRDLPELCREHLPRPVSRGLWVQAEVIAMATDLAEFVGAAVGLNLLFGVPLFPAGLITAVVAFGILGLEQRGYRRFELAIVGLLCIVFLGFLYDLAVVGADPVGVADGMVPGLAGNDSLLLVAGIIGATVMPHVVYLHSALTKARVACRDDAERHELLRFQRLDVVVGLGAAGVINLSMLVIAASLFNRTGHADVDSIEAAHAGLGHLVGGGAALAFAVALLASGLSSSSVGTYAGQVVMQGFIRQRIPLFVRRGLTMLPALLVLGLGLPATDSLVVSQVVLSFGIPFALVPLLLLTRRADIMGSFVNSRATTAAAGGIAAVIIVLNVYLLYVTFLG, encoded by the coding sequence ATGGGCCCCGTAATCGGTGACGGCCGGCCACCGGCCGTCACCGAGCCCGCCGCACCCATCACCGAGCTGAGCGCGCTGCAGCTGCTGCGCTCCCGCGGGCGGCTGCGCGGGGTGCTGGCGCTGCTCGGTCCGGCGTTCGTGGCAGCGGTTGCGTACATCGACCCGGGTAACTTCGCCACCAACTTCACCGCCGGCGCGAGGTTCGGGTACACGCTGGCCTGGGTGATCGTGGTGGCCAACCTGATGGCCATGCTGGTGCAGTACCTGTCGGCCAAGGCTGGCGTGGCGACCGGGCGTGACCTGCCGGAGCTGTGCCGCGAGCACCTGCCGCGCCCGGTCTCCCGCGGCCTGTGGGTCCAGGCAGAGGTGATCGCGATGGCGACCGACCTGGCCGAGTTCGTCGGCGCGGCGGTCGGGCTGAACCTGCTGTTCGGGGTGCCGCTGTTCCCGGCCGGGCTGATCACCGCGGTCGTCGCGTTCGGGATCCTCGGCCTGGAGCAGCGCGGCTACCGGCGCTTCGAGCTTGCCATCGTCGGGCTGCTCTGCATCGTGTTTCTCGGTTTCCTCTATGACCTGGCCGTGGTCGGCGCCGACCCGGTCGGTGTCGCCGACGGGATGGTTCCCGGGCTCGCCGGCAACGACAGCCTGCTGCTCGTGGCGGGCATCATCGGCGCGACCGTAATGCCGCACGTGGTGTACCTGCACTCCGCCTTGACGAAGGCCCGGGTGGCCTGCCGGGACGACGCCGAACGCCACGAGCTGCTGCGCTTCCAGCGGCTCGACGTGGTTGTCGGGCTCGGCGCGGCCGGTGTGATCAACCTGTCCATGCTGGTGATCGCGGCCTCGCTGTTCAACCGCACCGGCCATGCCGACGTCGACTCGATCGAGGCCGCCCACGCCGGGCTCGGCCACCTCGTCGGTGGCGGCGCGGCCCTCGCGTTCGCCGTGGCCCTGCTCGCCTCCGGACTGTCCTCGTCGAGCGTGGGCACCTACGCCGGGCAGGTCGTCATGCAGGGCTTCATCCGCCAGCGCATCCCGCTGTTCGTCCGGCGCGGGCTGACAATGCTCCCGGCACTGCTGGTGCTGGGGTTGGGCCTGCCGGCCACGGACAGCCTGGTCGTCTCGCAGGTGGTCCTGTCGTTCGGCATCCCCTTCGCTCTGGTCCCGTTGCTGTTGCTCACCCGCCGCGCGGACATCATGGGCTCGTTCGTCAACAGCCGGGCCACCACGGCGGCGGCGGGTGGCATCGCCGCAGTGATCATCGTGTTGAACGTGTATCTGCTGTACGTCACGTTCCTCGGCTAG
- a CDS encoding response regulator: protein MTRVLVVDDDRQLARALRIALSARGYEVAVATDGASGLAAAERTPPDLVIVDLGLPDMDGVSIVQALRGWSAAPIIVLSARHAEQSKINALDAGADDYVTKPFAMGELLARIRAALRRATAGEQISPVVTTAAFTVNLSAKRVTTTAGAEVRLTPTEWHLLEVLARNPDRLVTHQQLLHEVWGPRYETETNYLRVHLANLRRKLEPDPSRPRYLRTDPGLGYRFTPEQ from the coding sequence GTGACCCGGGTCCTCGTCGTCGACGACGATCGTCAACTGGCGCGGGCGCTGCGCATCGCCCTGTCGGCCCGCGGCTACGAGGTCGCCGTCGCCACCGACGGGGCCAGCGGGCTCGCCGCCGCCGAGCGAACACCGCCCGACCTGGTCATCGTCGACCTCGGCCTGCCCGACATGGACGGGGTCAGCATCGTCCAGGCGCTGCGTGGCTGGTCGGCCGCCCCGATCATCGTGCTGTCGGCCCGGCACGCCGAGCAGTCAAAGATCAACGCGTTGGACGCCGGAGCCGACGACTACGTGACCAAGCCATTCGCGATGGGTGAGCTGCTGGCCCGGATACGGGCCGCACTGCGCCGAGCCACCGCCGGTGAGCAGATCTCCCCCGTCGTCACGACGGCGGCGTTCACCGTGAACCTGTCCGCGAAACGGGTCACCACGACCGCCGGAGCGGAGGTTCGCCTGACCCCGACCGAGTGGCACCTGCTGGAAGTGCTTGCACGCAACCCCGACCGGCTGGTCACCCACCAGCAGCTACTGCACGAGGTGTGGGGGCCGCGATACGAGACCGAGACCAACTACCTACGCGTGCACCTGGCAAACCTCCGACGCAAGCTGGAACCCGACCCCAGCCGACCCCGCTACCTGCGCACCGACCCGGGCCTCGGCTATCGCTTCACCCCTGAACAGTAG
- a CDS encoding GntR family transcriptional regulator codes for MARYRAIAADLAAKIRDGHYVPGEALPAQRELSTAYGVTLMTLRQALRELSAEGLIVQQPGKGTFVAPPHAAYQLGSLRSFGDDLREQGHEVRTMVISRAQRRVPSRVAARLRVRAAETGLRLERVRAFAGRRAIHQISWVREPHADRLRDVDFTGTSLYAALADLGVVVARAAETIRPEVLNADVARYLDEDEGAPVLVSDRITYAPDGTALVADRATMLGSMMQITAERAATGLSLHWGAV; via the coding sequence GTGGCACGCTATCGGGCCATCGCCGCCGACCTCGCCGCAAAGATCCGCGACGGTCATTACGTGCCGGGCGAGGCGCTGCCCGCGCAACGCGAGCTGAGCACAGCGTACGGCGTCACTTTGATGACGCTGCGGCAGGCCCTGCGCGAGCTGAGCGCCGAGGGGCTGATCGTCCAGCAGCCCGGCAAGGGCACCTTTGTCGCACCGCCCCATGCGGCGTACCAGCTGGGATCTTTGCGGAGCTTTGGCGACGATTTGCGCGAGCAGGGCCACGAGGTACGCACGATGGTGATCTCCCGCGCGCAGCGCCGCGTGCCCTCGCGCGTCGCGGCCCGGCTGCGGGTCCGCGCGGCCGAGACGGGCCTGCGCCTGGAGCGGGTCCGCGCGTTCGCTGGCCGCCGCGCCATTCACCAGATCTCCTGGGTACGCGAGCCGCACGCGGACCGGTTGCGCGACGTGGATTTCACCGGCACGTCGTTGTACGCGGCCCTGGCCGACCTCGGAGTGGTGGTGGCCCGAGCGGCGGAGACGATCCGGCCGGAGGTGCTGAACGCGGACGTGGCCCGGTATCTGGACGAGGACGAGGGAGCGCCGGTGCTAGTCAGCGACCGGATCACGTACGCGCCCGACGGGACGGCCCTGGTGGCGGACCGGGCGACGATGCTGGGAAGCATGATGCAGATCACCGCCGAGCGGGCCGCCACTGGGCTGTCCCTCCACTGGGGAGCGGTCTAG